A DNA window from Drosophila virilis strain 15010-1051.87 chromosome 4, Dvir_AGI_RSII-ME, whole genome shotgun sequence contains the following coding sequences:
- the Oli gene encoding class E basic helix-loop-helix protein 22: MDPSNLPFGFPGLPGHGHMPIPPTANMLGAHGHPAPTASPPQSVPGRRTPLGSVGLGGFYAQGLGMSQQSMTPTDENKPGPSGTDKPLSPTAAAIAAISGGTSTAAMSSIGGVGSGGSGGSGPNGGKQKNRQGKTVRLNINARERRRMHDLNDALDELRSVIPYAHSPSVRKLSKIATLLLAKNYILMQQNALEELRRLLAYIQSTTGAAPLDLGAFPAAAKLQALLAGPHHEPPTSSSNS, encoded by the exons ATGGATCCCTCGAATTTGCCCTTTGGATTTCCGGGTCTGCCCGGCCACGGACACATGCCCATACCGCCGACGGCCAATATGCTTGGCGCGCACGGACATCCAGCGCCCACGGCCAGTCCGCCGCAGAGCGTGCCCGGACGTCGCACACCGCTCGGCTCCGTGGGCCTGGGCGGCTTCTATGCCCAGGGTCTGGGCATGTCGCAGCAGAGCATGACGCCCACGGATGAGAATAAGCCCGGGCCCAGTGGCACCGATAAGCCTCTGAGTCCCACGGCTGCTGCGATTGCGGCCATAAGCGGCGGCACCAGCACAGCGGCCATGTCCAGCATTGGCGGTGTTGGCAGCGGCGGATCTGGCGGCAGCGGCCCGAATGGGGGCAAGCAAAAGAATCGTCAGGGCAAGACGGTGCGACTGAATATCAATGCGCGGGAGCGCAGAAGGATGCACGATCTGAACGATGCGCTGGATGAGCTGCGCAG CGTGATTCCCTATGCGCACTCGCCCTCAGTGCGTAAACTATCCAAAATTGCCACCTTGCTGCTGGCCAAGAACTATATATTGATGCAGCAGAATGCGCTGGAGGAACTGCGCAG ACTGCTTGCGTATATACAGAGCACCACGGGCGCCGCTCCCCTCGATTTGGGCGCCTTTCCGGCAGCGGCCAAGCTGCAAGCGCTGCTCGCTGGACCACACCATGAGCCGcccacaagcagcagcaacagttaa
- the LOC6625933 gene encoding casein kinase I — translation MATKPVPSGRVNLSNLALENRIVGGKYRLLKSIGSGSFGEIYQGINTQDGKDVAVKIEAIDVKYPLLRYEAKVYEQIGPHAGLPALLHYGSEKRFNALVMELLGPSLEDLFNMCKRHFSLKTVLMLSDQLLMRLECVHQHSFIHRDVKPDNFLMGLGRNCNKLYMIDFGLAKRYQDPERCQHIPYREDRNLTGTARYASINAQRGIEQSRRDDLESLSYCIMYFNMGKLPWQGIVAPNKQQKYEKILEMKRSMCIDEICKSWPVEFALFMKYTRNLRFQDEPDYVYLRQLFRLLFRTLNHHFDHVYDWSHLHQQQKDRERDRDRDRDRDRDRERNRRDQQLVELELKRLRRSRNEQNRNRLDIGDGLKINKRHDDKQLK, via the coding sequence ATGGCTACAAAACCGGTGCCATCTGGTCGCGTTAACCTATCGAATCTGGCCCTAGAGAATCGCATTGTCGGCGGCAAGTATCGGTTGCTCAAGTCGATTGGCAGCGGATCGTTTGGTGAAATCTATCAGGGCATTAACACGCAGGACGGCAAAGATGTGGCCGTCAAGATAGAGGCGATCGATGTCAAATATCCTTTGTTGCGCTACGAGGCGAAGGTCTACGAACAGATCGGGCCACATGCCGGACTGCCCGCCCTGCTGCACTACGGCAGCGAGAAGCGCTTTAATGCGTTGGTCATGGAGCTGCTGGGGCCCTCGCTGGAAGATCTGTTCAACATGTGCAAGCGCCACTTCTCGCTGAAGACGGTCCTCATGCTGAGCGATCAGCTGCTGATGCGACTGGAGTGCGTGCATCAGCATAGCTTCATACATCGTGATGTCAAGCCGGATAACTTTCTGATGGGTCTGGGTAGGAACTGCAATAAGCTGTATATGATTGATTTCGGTTTGGCCAAGCGCTATCAGGATCCGGAACGCTGCCAGCATATACCCTATCGCGAGGATCGCAATCTGACAGGCACCGCACGCTATGCCTCGATCAATGCCCAGCGCGGCATAGAGCAGTCCCGTCGCGATGATTTGGAGTCGCTCAGCTATTGCATCATGTACTTCAACATGGGCAAGCTGCCCTGGCAGGGCATTGTGGCGCCCAATAAGCAACAGAAATATGAGAAAATACTTGAGATGAAGCGGAGCATGTGCATCGATGAGATATGCAAATCGTGGCCCGTTGAATTTGCACTGTTCATGAAATATACACGCAATCTGCGCTTCCAGGATGAGCCCGACTATGTCTATCTACGCCAGCTATTTCGTTTACTTTTCCGCACGCTCAATCATCATTTTGATCATGTGTACGATTGGAGTCACTTGCATCAGCAGCAAAAGGATCGTGAACGTGATCGCGATCGTGATCGCGATCGCGACCGTGACCGTGAGCGGAATCGTCGCGATCAGCAGCTTGTCGAATTGGAGCTGAAGCGTCTTCGACGCAGCCGCAACGAACAGAATCGCAACCGTTTAGACATTGGCGATGGACTCAAGATCAACAAGCGTCATGATGATAAGCAGCTGAAGTGA